The segment AGAACAATTAGTCGCACTAGGACGTGCTCCCCATCAGGCTTGGTGGCAGTGGGAGCTAAACGCTTTAGACCAGCAAAAAGTAAGAACTGCGATCGAGCAAACTCAGCTTCAAGGTTTTATCGATCGTCCCGTCGAAGAACTTTCAGGTGGAGAACGACAACGCGCTTTTTTAGCCTTAGCATTGGCACAAGAACCTAAGATTTTACTGCTAGATGAACCAACCACTTATCTCGATGTCCACTATCAGTTAGAGCTATTAGAACTTTTACGCAGGTTGAACCGTGATCATCAAATTACAATCATCACGGTTCTGCATGAGTTGAATCTTGCAGCGAGATATAGCGATCGTATTGGTTTGCTGAAAGAAGGTTATTTGAATGCAATGGGTCAGCCGAATCAAGTGTTCACTGTCGATCGGTTAGCAGAAGTGTTTGGGATTCA is part of the Leptolyngbya boryana PCC 6306 genome and harbors:
- a CDS encoding ABC transporter ATP-binding protein; amino-acid sequence: MQIPLLETQQLTGGYGDRTIVQDIHLSLIAGEWLSLVGANGSGKSTLLRLLSRILTPTHGAVLLDGKAIHQQPPRIVAQRLSLLPQQQTIPEGLTVEQLVALGRAPHQAWWQWELNALDQQKVRTAIEQTQLQGFIDRPVEELSGGERQRAFLALALAQEPKILLLDEPTTYLDVHYQLELLELLRRLNRDHQITIITVLHELNLAARYSDRIGLLKEGYLNAMGQPNQVFTVDRLAEVFGIQALILDTPVGLQICPLHSLSPENSLF